TGCCGTGGCCGATGCGCGTCGCGGCCAACGAGGTCAACATCGCTGATGCCGTTGCCGCACAACGTCGTATCCTCGACCGCCCGGAGAACGAGAAGATCCGCGAGGCGCTGGCACAGGGATTCGGCCAGGGACTGCGCGGGGCCGGTGGCTTCAGTCCCGATCGCGCCGCGGCGGAACGGTTTCAGGCGATGGTGCTCACCGATCCGGCCTGGCGCGCGGCGGCTATCGCCCACCACGACCGCGCGCCGCGGCGCAACATCGCGTTCTACGGCGAGTTGACGGCTGTGGTGCCCGACCCGACGGGACGCAGCGCCGAACCGGTGAAACGCCAAGTGCTGGCGTTCGATCCGGCGAGATCCTCGCTTGTCGAGTTGCACGGTGACCTGAGCCGCGCGACCAGCCTGGCTGTACTCGTGCCGGGCCTCAACACCACGGTGCAGGAATCGGATTCGAATGTCAGGACCGCCCGTCGGTTCGTCGCGGCCGGCGGCGGTGACGTCGCGATGATCACGTATCTGGGTGGCCCGTTTCCCACCGGGGGCGACGTCGTCAGCGGAGTGCTGGACGCCGCGCAGTCTCGGTATGCGCTCGACATGGCGCCCCGCCTGGTGGCGTTCAGCGAGGACGTCGAGCGCACCGTCGACGCCACCGGACGGAACGTCCCAGTGACCTACCTGGGGCACTCCTACGGCGGGTCGATCCTGGGCACGGCCGAACGACTGGGGCTGACCGCGGACAGAACCGTCTACGTGGCCGCGGCCGGGGCGGGTGTGGGTGTCGAGGACCAGAACGACTGGCACAACCGCAATCCCGACGTCGAGCGGTATTCGATGACCGCCCCGGGCGACTGGATCGAGGTGGTCCAGGGCCGGCCGGGCAGCCCGCACGGGGCCGATCCCGACGAGATGGCGGGCGTGTGGCGGCTGTCAACCGGGAGGCGCCTCGACGGCACCGAGATGTCAGGGCCGCGCGCCCACAGCGACATCGTCAACGAACCCTCGGACGCATGGCACAACCTGCTGGCGGTGATCACGGGCCGACCGGTGGTGCGGTGAGCGGTGCGGGCAACCTCAGGCCATCTGCTCGACCTGGGCCCGACTGCGCTCGGGATCGGTGCCCAGGACGTACGTCGGTGAGGTGACGGGCCGAAT
The DNA window shown above is from Mycolicibacterium confluentis and carries:
- a CDS encoding alpha/beta hydrolase, with the translated sequence MTPAPTVSEVEHWRPSVLHEVAEAWSVLALALRRHTEGLARNDGDAWSGTAAEAAFAQLAGRVERAHQLAQALASAAVEARRGGQELITARGTLVAVLQSVRSLGCVVDDAGVVSAAAPRFGSADDWTAQVQTALQRAGAADHCVAAAIREALGVAFGEAPTDPVRAPAAPNTAPAATDVVAAWPTMSQDRIAAQISAMTPEQRAALIAGAPRQVGNTDGVPWPMRVAANEVNIADAVAAQRRILDRPENEKIREALAQGFGQGLRGAGGFSPDRAAAERFQAMVLTDPAWRAAAIAHHDRAPRRNIAFYGELTAVVPDPTGRSAEPVKRQVLAFDPARSSLVELHGDLSRATSLAVLVPGLNTTVQESDSNVRTARRFVAAGGGDVAMITYLGGPFPTGGDVVSGVLDAAQSRYALDMAPRLVAFSEDVERTVDATGRNVPVTYLGHSYGGSILGTAERLGLTADRTVYVAAAGAGVGVEDQNDWHNRNPDVERYSMTAPGDWIEVVQGRPGSPHGADPDEMAGVWRLSTGRRLDGTEMSGPRAHSDIVNEPSDAWHNLLAVITGRPVVR